DNA sequence from the Maribacter dokdonensis DSW-8 genome:
GCAAAATACTACGTAAAACCAGTATAGATGAATTACCACAGTTCTTCAATGTATTAAAGGGTGATATGAGTATTGTAGGACCAAGACCGCATATGGAAGTACATACTAAACAGTATGAAACATCTGTTGAGAAATACTTGGTACGTCACTTCTTAAAACCAGGGATAACAGGCTTGGCTCAGGTAAAAGGATATAGAGGGGAAATCATACGTAAATCGGACATTGTAAACCGAGTTCGCTATGATATTTTCTACATGGAAAAATGGTCCATTCTTCTTGATATTCAAATAATTGTACTAACATTTACTAATATTTTTACTAATGAAGAAAAAGCGTATTAAAATAATTTCCACCATTTAACTAGTACTTATAAGCATTAACAAATTGCTCTTTAACGAATAATATTATTTTTGAATTTACATAAAAAAATTACGAGCCATATCCTTACTTTTAGCATATAATCTTGAACACTATGAACAATAAAGTATTTTTAAATAGATTTTTAATTCTCCTTTTACTTCCCTTAACATTTTCCTGCTCTAAAAGAAATTTAGGGTACTTCAGTAATTATGGTGATGAAAAACTACTTACGGAAGATATTACTCTTATAACAACCCAGCCAATTATTCAACCGGGGGATCTTTTACAGATTACGGTAAGTGATAATAATCCTATCGCTGCTGCACCTTTTAATAAAATCAATTTTAAAGAAGAGAACAATGAAAACGCATCTTCAAACGTACAAGATGGATATTTAGTGGACCAAAACGGGATTATTGATTTCCCAGTGATAGGAAGAATAAAAATTGGCGGTCAAACTAAAGCAAACGCAAAAATAAGTATAACCAACCTTTTAACTAATTATCTAGGAAATCCTATTGTTTCTATTCGTTATTTAAATTATAAAGTTACAGTTGTTGGTGAAGTTAAAAATCCAAGTACTTTTTTGGTACCATCAGAACGAATCAATTTAATAGAAGCACTAAGTATGGCTGGTGATCTAACGATTTACGGTAAGCGCGAAAATGTAATGGTAATTAACGAGTCTAATGGTGTACGTACGGTTTCTCATTTAGATTTAAATGATAAAGCTATATTAGACTCCCCTAATTTTTATTTAAAACCTAATGATATCGTTTATGTTGAACCCGTCAAAGCAAGAAAAGATCAATCTAGCTTAACCCGGTCGAATATAAGTCTAGTATTAGGAGTCATATCTGCTGCATCATTAATCTTATTGAATATAAATAGGTAGATTAATAAGTAGGTATTAGCTTTTGTATATAGTTATATCTACCATAAATCTTGTAATTAGCTGAAATATTTAATCCCATTATTTCATAAGCCTTTATTTTAATACATATGAATGAATCAAAAAATGAGCTATTTGGCTCGAATGATAATAATGTTGCCGATATTTTAAAAAAATATTTAAAATATTGGCCCTTATTTGCAATTTGTATTGCAATATGTATAACAAGTGTTTTCCTATACATTCGTTATAAAGCAGATACCGAATATGCCATCTTAAGCACTATATTCATAAAAGAAACCACAACTGGCCAAAGCGTAAATGAAAACCAAGGATTTAATAACCTAGGGCTAATTAAAACATCACACAGCATTGATGATGAAATGGGTATATTAAGGTCTTCGGGTATAATGGAAAAAGTCATTTCTAAATTAAATCTGAATGTTGCCTATTTTCTGGAAGGAAAAATACGTGATATAGAGATTTATGGAGCTGATGTACCTGTTAATATTCTGGTAGATGAAACATCAGACAACCTAGCTTTTGATCTTCCTATTTATATTAAAACTCTTACAGAAGACACTTATGAACTAAAAACTGAGTTTCAAGAGAAAACCATAAAATCTGTACATAATTTTGGAGATTTAGTATCAGAATCTTTTGGTACAGTGACTATAACCAAAAAAGAAAATACCACCTTTATAGAAGATGGCAAACCTGTATATTTTTTGATAAAAAATAAAGACCGATTAGTCATTGATTTTTTAGGAAGATTAGGTATTGCTCCATCAAACAAAGGAGGCAATTTGCTAAATATTAACTTTCTAAGTTCTTCCAGACAAAAAGGAGAAGACATTGTTGCTGGCTTAATCGAAACCTATGTAGAAGAAACAATTAAATATGAAAATGAGATTGCTGAAAATACCATTCAGATGATTGATGACCGCTTAACAAAACTCTCAAGTGAAATAGACGGTGTTGAAAGCAATGTCGAAAATTTCAAATCTAGAAATGTAATTACAGATGTTGCTAGTAATGCGAATAGTTATATAGGCCAGGCCAACGATTATAAAAATAGAATCTCAGAATATCAATCGCAGATCAATGTTTTAGTTTATGTTGAAGAATCATTAAATACTAATAGTGGAGATGCATCAATTAGCAGTTCTGTTGCCATGAATGATGGGGTATTAAGCAATATGGTCAATAATTACAATGAAGCATTGATAGAGAAGAAGCGATTATCACAAACAACTCCTTCCAGTAACCCAGTCATTGTAGATTTAGACTCCACTCTTAACAATTTACGTACTTCCATATTACAAAACGTACGAAGCACTAAAAACGGACTAGTAATTGCTCAACGCAATTTACAATCTAACGCAAATAAGTATCAAGCTCAAATAGCAAGGGTTCCTTCTATGGAACGCAAATTATCAGATATTAGTAGGGAGCAAAGTACCAAAGAAGGTCTTTTTCTATATCTTTTGCAAAAACGTGAAGAAGAAATACTATCCATGGCAGCTCCAGTCTCTTCTACCCGTATTGTAAGTTTACCTAAAGCTAGTTTATATCCAATAAGTCCAAATAAAATTTCCTTATACCTAGGTGGTATCCTACTAGGGTTGTTCTTGCCTTTCTGTATTGTCTTCACTAAGGAAATGTTAGATAATAAAGTGAGCTCCTTAGATCAATTAACAAAATTATCTTTAGCACCAGTTCTTGGTGAGATTTCTAAAAACAAATCAAAAAACAACCTAGTTGCAACGGAAAGAGAACGTACCGCTACCGCAGAACTATTTCGTTTACTTCGTTTCAATTTAGAATATTTAAAAAAGAATGACAAGAATCAAACCTTAATGGTCACCTCATCCGTTAAAGGGGAAGGTAAAAGTTTCGTATCTGCCAATTTAGCCATTTCTTTAGCTGCCGCAGGCGAAAAAGTTATCCTACTTTCCTTTGATTTACGAGAACCAAGCTTAATGCCATTATTTGGACTAACAGAGAAACCAGGTATAACCGATTTTATCGTAAAAAAAGGAATGACTATAGATGAAATCATACAAACCCCTACCGATATTGATAATTTAAGTCTAATTGGATCTGGAATTCCAATGATTGAAGTGGGTAAATTAATCTTAAATGAACGAATAGAAGTTTTGTTCAAAGAACTTAAAACCAAATACGATCGAATAGTTATAGATACCGCTCCTATCGGAAAAGTTTCCGACGGTTTTGCCTTAAATTCTTATATCGATAGTACAATTTATGTAGTAAGGCAGAGTTATACAAAAAACGAATATTTAAAATCATTGAACAATATATATCAAAATAACAAACTCCGTAATACTATGGTATTACTAAATGACACCACTGCCGGTCAAACTTATGGATATGGAAATAAATCAAGTTAATAGTAAGCAAACTAACTGATAAAAAATCCAAACGAAATAAATCAAAATATTGAATTTTTTTAAAAAAATAAGTGAGATAATTTCTAAATACATTCCATCTCCACTAAGAAAAGCTATCAGTCAAGTATTGGGAGCTCAATTTTTATTGCAACTTATGGGTCTGGGTATAAGTGTTCTCATGGTTAGGGTTCTACCAAAGTCAGAATATGGTATTTATACTGTACTTATGGCCGTTTTAGGGATGCTAAGTGTCATATCCGGTTCTGGTATAATGATTGGTTTCAAAAAAATAGGTGGTCAGGTTTGGAATCAAAATAAAGCTTTAGCTGATCTAATTAAAACTACTTTTTCAATTCGGAAATATTTAATTCTATTTGCCTTTTTGGTTGTTGGAACTTATGCATTTTTAGTTTTCAATAGACAGAATGTTCCATTTTACGACAGTTTATTTTTTATTGTCACATTACTTTTTATGGTGATACCAAATGCCAGTATCGGAATTTATTCAGAAGGCTTAAGGCTACAGAAAATATATGCTCCGGTACAATTACAATCACTCATTAGCCAAGGTATAAGAATAATAGGCATTTTTGTTTTATTTTTTTTTTGGAAAGAATATTTAACTATCAAAAGTATCTTGATCATTACCGTAATTGGTCTGTGGGTATCCTTGATTTACCTAAAGAAAAAACAAAATGCTAGTTTATTAATTAGTAATTCGCTTATAGAAACACCTAATGTAAATATTGAATATAGAAATACATTAATAAAATTTATAAAATTAAATTGGCACAATTCAATATTCTTTGCCTTCAAAGACCAAATCTCTATTTTCATAATCGGTATTTATGGCTCAAAGGCAAGTTTAGCAGACTTAGGGGCTATTACAAGATATTCAATGGTTTTTTTGGTAATTGTTGCACTTATTACCAATATTTTAGGACCAACATTTGGTAGGTGCAATAAAAAACAAAGGTTAAAACAGATAACCTTATTCACCTTAATTAGTTATTTATTCTTCTTCGTTTTTGTAATAATTATGGTTGTTCTTTTTTCAGACCAATTACTATGGCTTTTAGGATCAAAATATGAAGGGTTAAATAAAGAATTACTTTTGGTATTTATTTCTAGTTTATTATTACTCGGTGTACAAATTGTTAGCGCACTAAACAGCTCAAAAGGATGGATTAAATATTCTCCACTATTAGAAATACCACTTGGCATTATTGGTATTATTACAAGCATCATCGTATTTGATTTGAGTACTGTTACAGGTGCTCTATATCTGTCGATTGTTTCTATGACAATAATGCTTTTAATGCATATTGCAAATTTTATATTTGGCTATAAACATTTCAAAGAAATAACAAGTTTTTCATAAACGAAGTTAATATGAATATTTCTGTAGTTGTACCAACCTATAAACGTACTAAAGATTTTATTAGAGCTTTAATGTCATTACAGAATCAAGTAAGACCAGTTGATGAATTGATTGTTGTCATTGGGCCTGGTGATACCGATACTATTATAGCTGTAGACAATTTCGAATTTAATATCAATAAAGTTAAAATTTTAAAAGCCAAAAAACCAAGTTTAATACACTCATTAAATTTAGCCCTTAGAAATGTAGAAGGAGATATTATTTGTTTACTAGATGATGATGTTTGGTTACCTCTAGACTGGTCCAAAAAAATTGAAAAAGCTTATAAAGAGAATAAACAAATGGGAGCTTATGGCGGAAGAGACCATTTACAATCTGAAAACAAAGCTTTAGCTAGCCCATCACCTGCAATTACAGTAGGAACTTTTCTTGCGAATGGAACTGCATCAGGAAATCATCATTGTGGTTCAGTAAAATCCCCTGCAGTTGTTGATGTTTTAAAAGGTGTTAATCTGTCATTCAGAAAATCAGCCTTTAGCAAACTAGAAATAGATACTCAGTTAGAAAGTAAAGGTGCAGAAATATGCTCTGAAATTGATATCTGTCAAAGTATTCAAAAGAATAACTTTACCGTAGTTTACGATAATGATAATTATCTTTTGCATTTTGCATCCCCACGACCTAGTTATGATAATCGTGAAATATTTTTTCAATCCATTGAGAAAAATAGAATATTTAACAAATCATATGTTTATGGAAAATATAGACCATTATCTGAAATATTCTTATTTACCATAAGACAAACAATCATTGGCAATAAATTACAACCAGGAATTGTTTGGTCTTTAATTCTGTTAACTAGAACTAAAAAAATGAAAGCACTAGTATTTCCTTTTAGTCTTTACAAATACATGGTTAAAGGATTGGTAAAAGGCAGAAGAAATTATTATACACAGAATACCCAAAAAAAAATAACTTAACTGAAAGTTATTGTCTTACATCCAAAAAGTAAACAAGCCAATAATGCTATTTTTAATTGAGCTTTATAAAGCGAAACAGTTATGGGATTTTTACACTTTTGTAGCTGTATTTACAAATGATCATTTAGCCAAGCTAACTAAATTCCGACCATAAGCAGTATTAAGCAAAAGACATTTATAATGTTACTTGCAAAATTAGAACTTTACTCATACTTAAAAGAGTTCATAAAATTTTTGTTGCCAAAAACAAGTATGAAAACAATTAACCAAAGTTGAACAATCATAGTTCCCATTCTATTTCCTTTACCATTATTTTGATAAAATAGCTGCAAATAAAATACTTAAATAACAAAAAGTATGACAAATGCTATATATACCTAATGAAGATGATGCATACTCATTAAATTTTAGATACTTAGTAGGTGCAGCGGTAACAAAGTCAATACTCCATATTAAAATTTGGGAAAGTATATCCACTTAAAATTGGTAATCACATAAAACAACTAAACCATACTGTTAATTACAGAAGACTACTAAATAATTTGAATATGGAAAATAAAGTTATCCAAAAATCATTCTTCGTTTTTAAATTTAGACTCATAAGTAGTGCTACCTCGTCTTTAAGAAAAATTTATTATAGAACTAAAGGGATGACCATTAAAAAAGGGACAAATCTTCCGAAAATTTTTATAACATGGCCACACCAAGTGTATATTGGTGCAAATTGTAAACTTGAGCATCACATTTATTTTAGATTTGACGGTATTTGGAAACCTGGTAAAGCTATCCAAATTGAAGACAATACTTTCATAGGTTCAGGCACGGAATTTAATATAACTAAAGGAATTAAAATTGGAAAAAATTGTTTGATAGCCTCAGGTTCTAGATTCATTGATCATGATCACGGTTACGACACTAGATCAGTCCTTATGAATATTTCAAGAACTGGAAAAGAAGCTACTATAAAAATTGGTGAAGATGTATGGCTAGGTTGTAACGTTGTAGTTTTAAAAGGGGTTCAAATTGGTAATGGGGCCATAGTTGCAGCCGGTGCAGTTGTTAATAAATCCATACCAAAATATGAAATTTGGGGCGGAGTTCCAGCAAGAAAAATTGGAGTAAGACCTTTATAATTAATACAATTAAATACATCTGTAACCCAAGGCTACTTTTCAAATAAAGTTGAGTTAACTTTTTTAAGTAAACTAAAAGAGATTTAAAAAAGTAAAAAATTGACCAATATCATTTTTATAGTTTTTAAATAAAAACTAAACTAACAAGCAAAATACCTTTATTATTAAAGCATAAATGAAAATAATTGTCTCACACCCTACAAGTAACCAAGTCAACAGAGCTATGTTAAAAGGTCTTTATAAAGCTAATCAACTACAAAGCTTTTACACCTCTGTAGCAACTTTCCCAAACGATTCTTTAGATAGGTTAAGTGGACTAAAACCTTTTTCAGAATTAAAAAAAAGGCAGTTTGCAAGTGAACTTCAAAATATGACGCATACTTATCCATATAAAGAACTAATGCGTATGGTGTTGCCAAAAATTGGAATGAACAGCTTTACTGCTGAAGAAAAATCTAAATTTTCTATATATAGTGCGTATCAATATTTTGACAAAATGGTAGCTAAACAACTATTGATAGAACAAAATAAAGGTGCCACTGCACTTTATGCCTATGAAGATGGTGCATACCATTCATTTTTGAGAGCAAAAGAATTGGGTGTAAAATGTATGTATGATCAACCTATAGGCTATTGGCGAGTTGCACATCGTATACTACAAAAAGAACGTGAATTATGGCCGGAATGGGAAGCCACTATACCTGGCCTAAATGACTCAGAAGAAAAGTTATTAAATAAGGATAACGAATTACAATTAGCGGATTGCGTATTTGCCGCTAGTACTTTTACCGCTAACTCATTAAAAGAGTATCCTGGAGAATTAAAACAAATTAAAGTAATACCTTTTGGCTTTCCCGAAATTAAAACCAACAAACAATTCAAAAACATTTCACCTAATAGTAAGATTCGCCTTTTATTTGTAGGTGGACTATCTCAACGAAAAGGAATTGCAAATTTATTTACAGCAGTAAACAAATTTAAAAATCAAATAGAATTAACAATCGTAGGTAGAAAGCTTAACGAAAATTGCGAAGTATTAAATAAAGAGCTTAAAAAACATAATTATATTTCCAGTCTACCTTTCCAAAAAGTTTTGGAATTAATGGGGCAAAATGATGTTTTTGTATTCCCATCACTTTTTGAAGGTTTTGGTATGGTAATAACTGAGGCCATGTCACAAGGTTTACCGGTTATAACTACCATAAACACGGCTGGTGGAGATTTAATAGAACATGGTAAAAACGGATGGCTAGTACAACCTGGCGACACCGACGGCTTAATTGATATGCTACAAGAATTAATTCAGAACCCCGAACAAATTACAGTTGTTGCAAAAGAAGCTATAAAAACGGCAGAGGCAAGACCATGGTTTAAGTATTCAAAAGAAGTAGCAAATACTTTGACCAAATTAAAGTAAATTATTTTGATCCGATTATCTCAAAAAATAGACACTGAAAACTATACCTTAGTTTGGTTGAAAAGAGGCATATGGCTGTACTTCTTTTTACTGATTTTTGAAGGCGCGCTACGAAAATGGGTACTACCAGGGCTCTCAGATTTGTTATTAATTATAAGAGACCCACTAGCTATTGTAATGCTATTTTTTGCATGGAAAGCAAATATTTCAAAAGTAAATGGGTATATCATTACTATGAGTGCTATTACAATATTAAGTGTAATTGCTACCTTTTTTACTGGTCATCAAAATATTGTTGTAACTGTTTATGGAGCTAGAATATTACTAATTCAGTTTCCGTTTATTTTTGTCATAGGGTCTGTTTTTTCTAAGGAAGATGTTATTAAAGTTGGCAAACTTTTACTTTGGATATCTATTCCTATGACAATTTTAATAGTACTCCAATTTTATAGTCCTCAATCTGCATGGGTAAATAGAGGGGTTGGTGGTGATTTGGAAGGTGCTGGATTTTCTGGTGCTTTGGGTTATTATAGACCTCCGGGAACTTTTTCTTTTACTAATGGTACTAGTTTATTTTATCATTTTTTAGCATGCTTTGTTTTTATCTTCTGGCTAATGCCTAAAACAATCAACAAATTATTATTGGTCTTAGCCACCATATGTGTATTAATTGCCATACCCATATCTATAAGTAGAACTTTATTGTTTTCTGTAGTTATCTCGCTGATATTTTATTTTTTTGCTTCATATTTTAGACCAAATTTTTTAAGAAAGTTATTGATTTTTATTACTAGTATTTTGGTTATTGGTTTTATTGTATCTAACCTAGAATTTATGGGTGATGCCACCGAAGCCTTTACATCAAGATTTACCAATGCTAGTGAAAGCGAAGGAGGTTTAGAGGGTACTTTAATTGACAGATACTTGGGTTTATTGATTGGAGCTGTAACAGATACCCAAGGTATTCCTTTTTTTGGGCACGGTATGGGCATGGGTACTAATGCA
Encoded proteins:
- a CDS encoding polysaccharide biosynthesis/export family protein, with translation MNNKVFLNRFLILLLLPLTFSCSKRNLGYFSNYGDEKLLTEDITLITTQPIIQPGDLLQITVSDNNPIAAAPFNKINFKEENNENASSNVQDGYLVDQNGIIDFPVIGRIKIGGQTKANAKISITNLLTNYLGNPIVSIRYLNYKVTVVGEVKNPSTFLVPSERINLIEALSMAGDLTIYGKRENVMVINESNGVRTVSHLDLNDKAILDSPNFYLKPNDIVYVEPVKARKDQSSLTRSNISLVLGVISAASLILLNINR
- a CDS encoding GumC family protein — encoded protein: MNESKNELFGSNDNNVADILKKYLKYWPLFAICIAICITSVFLYIRYKADTEYAILSTIFIKETTTGQSVNENQGFNNLGLIKTSHSIDDEMGILRSSGIMEKVISKLNLNVAYFLEGKIRDIEIYGADVPVNILVDETSDNLAFDLPIYIKTLTEDTYELKTEFQEKTIKSVHNFGDLVSESFGTVTITKKENTTFIEDGKPVYFLIKNKDRLVIDFLGRLGIAPSNKGGNLLNINFLSSSRQKGEDIVAGLIETYVEETIKYENEIAENTIQMIDDRLTKLSSEIDGVESNVENFKSRNVITDVASNANSYIGQANDYKNRISEYQSQINVLVYVEESLNTNSGDASISSSVAMNDGVLSNMVNNYNEALIEKKRLSQTTPSSNPVIVDLDSTLNNLRTSILQNVRSTKNGLVIAQRNLQSNANKYQAQIARVPSMERKLSDISREQSTKEGLFLYLLQKREEEILSMAAPVSSTRIVSLPKASLYPISPNKISLYLGGILLGLFLPFCIVFTKEMLDNKVSSLDQLTKLSLAPVLGEISKNKSKNNLVATERERTATAELFRLLRFNLEYLKKNDKNQTLMVTSSVKGEGKSFVSANLAISLAAAGEKVILLSFDLREPSLMPLFGLTEKPGITDFIVKKGMTIDEIIQTPTDIDNLSLIGSGIPMIEVGKLILNERIEVLFKELKTKYDRIVIDTAPIGKVSDGFALNSYIDSTIYVVRQSYTKNEYLKSLNNIYQNNKLRNTMVLLNDTTAGQTYGYGNKSS
- a CDS encoding lipopolysaccharide biosynthesis protein gives rise to the protein MNFFKKISEIISKYIPSPLRKAISQVLGAQFLLQLMGLGISVLMVRVLPKSEYGIYTVLMAVLGMLSVISGSGIMIGFKKIGGQVWNQNKALADLIKTTFSIRKYLILFAFLVVGTYAFLVFNRQNVPFYDSLFFIVTLLFMVIPNASIGIYSEGLRLQKIYAPVQLQSLISQGIRIIGIFVLFFFWKEYLTIKSILIITVIGLWVSLIYLKKKQNASLLISNSLIETPNVNIEYRNTLIKFIKLNWHNSIFFAFKDQISIFIIGIYGSKASLADLGAITRYSMVFLVIVALITNILGPTFGRCNKKQRLKQITLFTLISYLFFFVFVIIMVVLFSDQLLWLLGSKYEGLNKELLLVFISSLLLLGVQIVSALNSSKGWIKYSPLLEIPLGIIGIITSIIVFDLSTVTGALYLSIVSMTIMLLMHIANFIFGYKHFKEITSFS
- a CDS encoding glycosyltransferase family 2 protein, which codes for MNISVVVPTYKRTKDFIRALMSLQNQVRPVDELIVVIGPGDTDTIIAVDNFEFNINKVKILKAKKPSLIHSLNLALRNVEGDIICLLDDDVWLPLDWSKKIEKAYKENKQMGAYGGRDHLQSENKALASPSPAITVGTFLANGTASGNHHCGSVKSPAVVDVLKGVNLSFRKSAFSKLEIDTQLESKGAEICSEIDICQSIQKNNFTVVYDNDNYLLHFASPRPSYDNREIFFQSIEKNRIFNKSYVYGKYRPLSEIFLFTIRQTIIGNKLQPGIVWSLILLTRTKKMKALVFPFSLYKYMVKGLVKGRRNYYTQNTQKKIT
- a CDS encoding acyltransferase, with translation MENKVIQKSFFVFKFRLISSATSSLRKIYYRTKGMTIKKGTNLPKIFITWPHQVYIGANCKLEHHIYFRFDGIWKPGKAIQIEDNTFIGSGTEFNITKGIKIGKNCLIASGSRFIDHDHGYDTRSVLMNISRTGKEATIKIGEDVWLGCNVVVLKGVQIGNGAIVAAGAVVNKSIPKYEIWGGVPARKIGVRPL
- a CDS encoding glycosyltransferase family 4 protein; protein product: MKIIVSHPTSNQVNRAMLKGLYKANQLQSFYTSVATFPNDSLDRLSGLKPFSELKKRQFASELQNMTHTYPYKELMRMVLPKIGMNSFTAEEKSKFSIYSAYQYFDKMVAKQLLIEQNKGATALYAYEDGAYHSFLRAKELGVKCMYDQPIGYWRVAHRILQKERELWPEWEATIPGLNDSEEKLLNKDNELQLADCVFAASTFTANSLKEYPGELKQIKVIPFGFPEIKTNKQFKNISPNSKIRLLFVGGLSQRKGIANLFTAVNKFKNQIELTIVGRKLNENCEVLNKELKKHNYISSLPFQKVLELMGQNDVFVFPSLFEGFGMVITEAMSQGLPVITTINTAGGDLIEHGKNGWLVQPGDTDGLIDMLQELIQNPEQITVVAKEAIKTAEARPWFKYSKEVANTLTKLK